CACGGACTCAAAAGCAAAGTAACCCCTGAAGATTTGGCAATCTTTGAAACGGGCGTTCGTTATCACATGTACCACGCTTTAGGATTAATCTTGATTGGTATTTTGGGATTCCATTTCAATTCAGAAGTAATCCAACTTCCAGCTGTTTTATTATCAGTTGGCATTTTGATTTTTTCGGGCAGTCTGTATATCCTCGTCCTCACAGGATTGCGTTGGATGGGGGCCATTACACCTATTGGTGGACTTGCCTTGATTGCCGGATGGGTTCTGCTCGCATTTCGATTGATTAAATCTTAAATCTCATTTAAAAATGACCGGTCCGAAGCGTGTATTAAAAACTTTCGATGCTACATCGATGGTGACGGGAAATATGATCGGTTCAGGCATTTTCCTTTTAGCAGGATATGCCGCAGCACCGGTACCCAATGATGTTACATTAATTTTAGCTTGGGTTGGAGGTGGACTCATGGCTTTGCTTGGTGCCTTTGCCATTGCAGAATTATCAACGCGATTTCCTGAAACGGGCGGTGATTTTCTTTATTTACATAAGGTATTCGGCCCATTTCCTGCATTCCTTTATGGGTGGATGAGTCTTGTAATATTTGAGACGGGGTCCATTGCTGTCCTCGCACTTTTCTCTGCAAAATATACCCACCAATTTTTCCCTGCTTCTTTGGCATTGTCCGAACCGATGTTAGCGTCCGTAATCGTTTTGGGATTTTCGGGAGTTCATTGTCTGAAAGTCGAAGTGGGATCGAGGTTTCAATCTATCTTAACGGTGGTAAAAATATTGGGTATTTTTCTAATGGTCGCTCTTTTATTTGGAGGTGATTCGGCACCATCCGTTGCATTAGCTGACGGTTCTTCTTCCAATTCATTCGTGGGATTTTCCCGTGCATTAACACCGATCTTTTTTGCATATACTGGTTGGAATGTGGCTGGGTACATGGGGGGCGAAATTAAAAATCCGCGGAAGACTTTACCGAGGGCATTGATTGGCGGAACACTTCTCACAACCATTATCTACGTTATTGTGAATTT
The nucleotide sequence above comes from Candidatus Neomarinimicrobiota bacterium. Encoded proteins:
- a CDS encoding DUF423 domain-containing protein translates to HGLKSKVTPEDLAIFETGVRYHMYHALGLILIGILGFHFNSEVIQLPAVLLSVGILIFSGSLYILVLTGLRWMGAITPIGGLALIAGWVLLAFRLIKS
- a CDS encoding amino acid permease, with translation MTGPKRVLKTFDATSMVTGNMIGSGIFLLAGYAAAPVPNDVTLILAWVGGGLMALLGAFAIAELSTRFPETGGDFLYLHKVFGPFPAFLYGWMSLVIFETGSIAVLALFSAKYTHQFFPASLALSEPMLASVIVLGFSGVHCLKVEVGSRFQSILTVVKILGIFLMVALLFGGDSAPSVALADGSSSNSFVGFSRALTPIFFAYTGWNVAGYMGGEIKNPRKTLPRALIGGTLLTTIIYVIVNLSFLKSVGLAGIQGQDMVPLVALKAIGAEGWTKFLSILIFVSVTSSLSITIQTAGARVIQSMGEQGVFFKFTAQTHKKFKTPVNAILLQAFWTIVLMFALNIESLLDSATVVMIMFSALSISTLLKVDRFNDGDEIYRIPLFPLVPAVYIISAVFISWGVIQFHLSQGSILPIWGLGFLIFGSIVYLIWKKWMWHE